TACCATTCTACCGACAAGCTACCTTTTCTCCCCATTTGTACCAAACGGTAACATTTACTCAGTTATCATTGCCATTGTCCCACGAATTTTGATTGGTTTAACTCCGTATCTAGTTTATAAACTGATGAAAAATAAAACTGGTCTTATTTTAGCTGGTGCCCTTGGTTCACTTACCAACACAGTCTTTGTACTTGGTGGAATTTTCTACCTTTTTGGAAATGTCTTTGATGGTAATATCCAAAAACTCCTAGCAACCGTTATCTCAACAAATTCGATTGCCGAATTAGTCATTTCCGCAATTCTTACTCTAGCTATTGTTCCAAGACTACAGACTTTGAAAAAATAAAAACATCTCCACTTTCAAGCTTGAAGGTGGAGATGTTGCTCTATACAGTTTTTTTTAGTGAAATCTTTACCAATATTTAATTTAAAATGGCCTATAAACTTAAGTAAATCCTTGCTTTATTGTCTTGTTTATTGTACTATACTAGTGTATATACAGAAAAAAGGAGATTCTTATGAATACACGGAAAAAGACACAATTTATGACAATGACTGCCCTCTTAACGGCTATTGCGATTTTGATTCCAATTGTTATGCCTTTTAAGATTGTCATTCCACCTGCTTCTTACACTTTGGGGAGCCACATAGCTATTTTTATCGCCATGTTCTTATCGCCCTTAATGGCTGTTTTTGTCATCCTAGCCTCTAGTTTTGGATTTTTGATGGCTGGCTATCCCATGGTTATCGTTTTTCGGGCTCTTTCCCATATCTTTTTTGGGACTTTGGGAGCTCTTTACCTGCAAAAATTCCCCGATACCCTAGATAAACCAAAAGCTTCCTGGATTTTCAACTTTGTATTAGCGCTTATCCATGCTCTTGCTGAAGTATTAGCTTGTGTCGTTTTTTATGCAACTTCTGGTACCAATGTAGAAAATATGTTTTATGTTCTCTTTGTGCTAGTTGGATTTGGTACAATTATCCATAGTATGGTAGACTATACATTAGCACTAGCTGTCTATAAAGTGCTTCGAAAACGTCGCTAAAAGGAAAAACTATGACAAAAGATCGCAAACAAGCCTTGCTTCAACTCTTAAAAGAAGCTCCTAAAGCCCTTAATGGCCAAAGTTTGGCGGAACATTTTCATGTCACACGTCAGGTCATTGTGCAGGACATTGCAATTTTGAGAGCCGATGGCGCTCCTATCCTATCCACTAATCGTGGCTACGTCTATAAGCAAATTGAAACCAATCCTTATGTTCACAAACTTTTCAAAGTGAAACATGAAGTTGAAGAAATCGGTCAAGAACTCCTTGCTATCGTTGATAATGGTGGACGTGTTCAAAATACCTTGATTGACCATCCCGTTTATGGAGAAATCGAAACCTTGCTGAAACTGTCTTGCCGCAGAGATGTGCAACATTTTCTAGAACAAGTCGAGCATTCTGATTTTAAACCTTTATCTGAATTGACAGATGGTATCCATTACCACCTAGTCGAAGCTGAAACACAACAAGACCTCCACTATATCGAGGAGGCCTTGGATCAACTAGGTTATTTAGTTAAAGATTAGAAGATTTTCTTTTCCCAGCCATCTTCTATACGATGGCGGTAGAAAAATTCAGATTTGTCCGGAGCTTCCATCATCTCCATCAAAGGTAGCATATCATAGGCCAGATCCAAGTTTGGAATCTGGTCTTTTTGCACCCAAGAGACCCAATAGTAACAATGATATTTAAAAACTACATTGAATGAAGATGAATAAGTACCTACTTATTAAAAATATATCACCAGTTATATTGATCAACATTATCCTTAGTCACAAGATAAATTGGAGAAACTGTTTCTGTTTCCAGTTTTTTCCCTTGATAATGATCGATTGCTGATTGAATAGCAATTTCACCCATCTTAGCTGGTTGCTGAGCAATAGTGGCAGTAATATCACCTCTTGAAATAGCATCATGTGCATCTGGTTGACCATCAATACCAACAATTAATACATTACTAAGACCAGCTGCTTTTACTGCTTGTGCAGCTCCTAACGCCATCTCATCATTCTGTGCAAAGATTGCTTGTACTTCTTTGTTTCCTTGAATCATATTTTGCGTTGTATTCAAAGCTTTTGCGCGATCAAAATTAGCGGATTGACTAGAAAGAACATCTAAATTTGTCTTTGAAATTTGTTCAAATCCTTTACCTCTATCTACTGTTGCAGAAGCGCCAGGGACTCCTGACAATTCAAAAGTTTTTGCTTTTTCTCCCAATTGCTTGGTAATGAATTCGGCAGCCATTTTACCCGCTTCTACGTTATCAGAAGCAACAGTTGTCAAGACTTCTCCACCATTACTACCGCGGTCAATTAAGATTACTGGAATATTTGCATTATTAGCAGCTTTAATAGATGTAACAATTGCATCAGAATCAACTGGATTAATCAATAAAGCATCTACATTTTGACTAATAAAATTTTGGATATCATCTGCTTGTCTTGCGGCATCATCTTGTGCATCTGCTATCTTCAAAGTCACTTCTTTTTCTCCTGCGGCTTTTTCAAGGCCATCTTTCATAGCCACAAAATAGGGATTGTTAGTAGTCGAAATAGAAACTCCCAACTTTAATTCTTTTGCTGACTTTTGAATCGTAGATTTATTATCATTTGATGAATTTCCTAAACCAGTTTTTCCACAAGCTACTAAAGCAAAAATAAATGTTACAAACAAAGCAAAAATGCTAATTTTTTTAATAATTTTCATGTTATTACTCCTCGTAATATATCTATAGGGATAGTTTCAATCCCAATTATTGTACGTCAGCTAATAAATTGTTACTATTTCCAAAAAATTGAAAATTATTCTACTGTTTTACAACTTTAAAACGATCAATCAGAACAGCAATTAAGATTACAACTCCTTTTACTACTTGTTGCCAAAATGCTGAAACACCGATAATATTAAGTCCATTATTCAAAACCCCAATAATTAAAGCACCTATTAAGGTCCCCAGTATACGACCTTTACCTCCTGATAATGAGGTTCCCCCAAGAACAACAGCTGCAATAGCATCCATTTCATAACTAGCACCTGCTGTTGGTTGAGCAGAACTTAAGCGTGATGTTATAATCAATCCAGAAATTGAAGCCATAATACCTGAAATTGAATAAATGATAATTTTCACTTTATTTAGTTTCACACCTGATATATATGCTGCTTTTTCATTCCCTCCTATAGCATACACAGATTTACCAAATGCTGTTTTATGAAGTAAAACATATAAAACAATAAATACAATAAACATAATAATTACAGGAAATGGAATTCCGACGATGTAACCTTGCCCCAAAAATTGAAATAAGAATGTATCACTTAATCCTTTTGTAATAGGATTCCCATTTGTATAAACAAGTGTTGCGCCTCTAAAAATAGTCATAGTTGCTAAAGTAACGATAAATGGAGCTAATTTCCCGTAGGAAATCAATAAACCATTCATCATTCCCAGAATGCAACCCAAAATTAAAGAGATGAGAATTGCTAATGTAACAGGCATTCCAGATCCTAATAGGCCAGCTGTTAGCGCACTGGATAAGGCTAAAATTGATCCAACTGATAAATCAATTCCACCTGTTAGAATAACAAAGGTCATTCCAAAAGCGATCAGTGCATTTGATGTTACTTGCAATAGTAAATTTAACAGATTATTTGCAGTTAAAAAATTTGAATTGATAATAGTGATGACAGCCATTAAAATTATCAATGCTATTACTGTTGTCAACTCTGACATATACTTCATAGTATTTTTCACACTATTGTCCTCCTGTAGCTAGTTGCATAACTTTTTCTTGTGTAGCTTCTTGACGTGTTAATTCTCCACTAATTCTTCCTTCATGCATGACCATAATGCGATCACTGACCCCAATAACTTCTGGTAAATCTGAAGAAACCATAATAATCGGCACACCTCGTTCAGCCAATTC
This window of the Streptococcus sp. 116-D4 genome carries:
- a CDS encoding ECF transporter S component → MKKRSNIAPIAIFFATMLVIHFLSSLIFNLFPFPIKPTIVHIPVIIASIIYGPRVGITLGFLMGLLSLTVNTITILPTSYLFSPFVPNGNIYSVIIAIVPRILIGLTPYLVYKLMKNKTGLILAGALGSLTNTVFVLGGIFYLFGNVFDGNIQKLLATVISTNSIAELVISAILTLAIVPRLQTLKK
- a CDS encoding ECF transporter S component translates to MNTRKKTQFMTMTALLTAIAILIPIVMPFKIVIPPASYTLGSHIAIFIAMFLSPLMAVFVILASSFGFLMAGYPMVIVFRALSHIFFGTLGALYLQKFPDTLDKPKASWIFNFVLALIHALAEVLACVVFYATSGTNVENMFYVLFVLVGFGTIIHSMVDYTLALAVYKVLRKRR
- a CDS encoding transcription repressor NadR codes for the protein MTKDRKQALLQLLKEAPKALNGQSLAEHFHVTRQVIVQDIAILRADGAPILSTNRGYVYKQIETNPYVHKLFKVKHEVEEIGQELLAIVDNGGRVQNTLIDHPVYGEIETLLKLSCRRDVQHFLEQVEHSDFKPLSELTDGIHYHLVEAETQQDLHYIEEALDQLGYLVKD
- a CDS encoding substrate-binding domain-containing protein: MKIIKKISIFALFVTFIFALVACGKTGLGNSSNDNKSTIQKSAKELKLGVSISTTNNPYFVAMKDGLEKAAGEKEVTLKIADAQDDAARQADDIQNFISQNVDALLINPVDSDAIVTSIKAANNANIPVILIDRGSNGGEVLTTVASDNVEAGKMAAEFITKQLGEKAKTFELSGVPGASATVDRGKGFEQISKTNLDVLSSQSANFDRAKALNTTQNMIQGNKEVQAIFAQNDEMALGAAQAVKAAGLSNVLIVGIDGQPDAHDAISRGDITATIAQQPAKMGEIAIQSAIDHYQGKKLETETVSPIYLVTKDNVDQYNW
- a CDS encoding ABC transporter permease subunit; this translates as MKNTMKYMSELTTVIALIILMAVITIINSNFLTANNLLNLLLQVTSNALIAFGMTFVILTGGIDLSVGSILALSSALTAGLLGSGMPVTLAILISLILGCILGMMNGLLISYGKLAPFIVTLATMTIFRGATLVYTNGNPITKGLSDTFLFQFLGQGYIVGIPFPVIIMFIVFIVLYVLLHKTAFGKSVYAIGGNEKAAYISGVKLNKVKIIIYSISGIMASISGLIITSRLSSAQPTAGASYEMDAIAAVVLGGTSLSGGKGRILGTLIGALIIGVLNNGLNIIGVSAFWQQVVKGVVILIAVLIDRFKVVKQ